In one Heteronotia binoei isolate CCM8104 ecotype False Entrance Well chromosome 1, APGP_CSIRO_Hbin_v1, whole genome shotgun sequence genomic region, the following are encoded:
- the FAM89B gene encoding leucine repeat adapter protein 25: protein MNCLQTSQDSLGGNVCAIEGLPPLPKGLSGILNSSGGSWREIEKVYSKKTRIQDDLSKSQASSEKLLLRSKPANLDSALAVLRKEMVGLRQLDMSLLCQLWSLYESIQEYKGLFQDMSSSLHSEGSLAAENGFSDEEEDFEVDPSSPDGHKENALGQRLRLLQPQNSRDQWLQDSFHITI, encoded by the exons ATGAACTGCCTGCAGACCTCCCAGGATAGCCTGGGAGGGAACGTATGCGCCATCGAGGGGCTCCCGCCGCTGCCCAAAGGGCTCAGCGGGATCCTCAACTCCAGCGGGGGCTCCTGGCGGGAGATCGAGAAAGTGTACAGCAAGAAGACGCGCATCCAGGATGACCTGAGCAAGTCCCAGGCCTCCTCGGAAAAACTGCTGCTCCGCAGTAAACCGGCGAACCTCGACTCAGCCCTGGCCGTGCTGCGCAAGGAGATG GTGGGACTCCGGCAACTGGACATGTCCCTTTTGTGTCAGCTGTGGTCCTTGTATGAGTCGATTCAGGAGTATAAAGGTCTCTTTCAGGATATGTCCTCCTCACTTCACTCAGAAGGCAGTCTGGCTGCCGAAAATGGCTTCTCTGACGAGGAGGAAGACTTCGAGGTGGATCCATCTAGCCCAGATGGGCATAAGGAGAATGCCTTGGGACAGCGACTCCGTCTTCTCCAGCCCCAGAACTCTCGGGACCAGTGGCTGCAGGACTCCTTCCATATCACCATCTGA
- the ZNRD2 gene encoding protein ZNRD2, with the protein MAKAGSCGSGENMAVNGAGYDDADWEPPSEAELKVIQARRERQDKISKLMSEYLLKGYRMLGECCEDCGTILLQDKQKKFYCVACQELNSDVDKDNPALNAQAALSQVRECRLASNPEDTTSPEYSTLPTPRHVPRPEHCEGAASGLRASAPVPVLPVSVPVPPSPPPTSTLAAVEEAILQKISWAGRELQQSTSIEMSIQLCSLIRSCAESLKGIKELLQ; encoded by the exons ATGGCTAAGGCCGGAAGCTGCGGCAGCGGGGAAAACATGGCTGTGAACGGGGCAG GATACGACGATGCGGATTGGGAGCCTCCGTCCGAGGCGGAGCTGAAGGTGATCCAGGCCCGGCGTGAGAGACAGGACAAGATCAGCAAGCTAATGAGCGAGTACCTGCTCAAGGGTTACCGCATGCTGGGCGAGTGCTGCGAGGACTGTGGG ACTATTTTGCTGCAAGACAAGCAGAAGAAATTCTATTGTGTTGCCTGCCAAGAACTTAATTCTGATGTTGACAAAGACAATCCAG CCCTGAATGCCCAAGCTGCTCTGTCACAGGTGCGCGAATGCCGGCTGGCCTCCAATCCTGAAGACACCACTTCACCAGAGTACTCCACCCTGCCAACTCCCCGCCATGTGCCACGCCCGGAACACTGTGAAGGGGCAGCATCAGGACTCAGAGCATCCGCCCCTGTTCCAGTCCTCCCAGTCTCTGTTCCGGTGCCTCCCTCGCCACCTCCCACCAGCACCCTGGCTGCAGTAGAGGAAGCAATATTGCAGAAGATCAGCTGGGCTGGCCGGGAGCTCCAGCAGAGCACCTCCATTGAGATGAGCATACAGCTCTGCTCACTCATCCGCTCCTGTGCGGAATCCCTAAAGGGTATCAAGGAACTGCTGCAGTGA